A DNA window from Leopardus geoffroyi isolate Oge1 chromosome A1, O.geoffroyi_Oge1_pat1.0, whole genome shotgun sequence contains the following coding sequences:
- the GJB6 gene encoding gap junction beta-6 protein: protein MDWGTLHTFIGGVNKHSTSIGKVWITVIFIFRVMILVVAAQEVWGDEQEDFVCNTLQPGCKNVCYDHFFPVSHIRLWALQLIFVSTPALLVAMHVAYYRHEAARKFRRGDKRNEFKDLEDIKKQKVRIEGSLWWTYTSSIFFRIIFEASFMYVFYFLYNGYHLPWVLKCGIDPCPNLVDCFISRPTEKTVFTIFMISASVICMLLNVAELCYLLLKVCFRRSKRAQTQRNHPNHALKESKQNEMNELISDSGQNAITGFPS, encoded by the coding sequence ATGGACTGGGGTACCCTGCACACGTTCATCGGGGGTGTAAACAAACACTCCACCAGCATCGGGAAGGTGTGGATCACCGTCATCTTCATTTTTCGCGTCATGATCCTCGTGGTCGCCGCTCAAGAGGTGTGGGGTGACGAGCAGGAAGATTTTGTCTGCAACACGCTGCAGCCAGGGTGCAAAAATGTGTGCTATGACCACTTTTTCCCTGTGTCCCACATCCGGCTGTGGGCCCTGCAGCTCATCTTCGTGTCCACCCCGGCCCTGCTGGTAGCGATGCACGTGGCCTACTACAGGCACGAGGCGGCCCGCAAATTCAGGCGAGGGGACAAGCGAAACGAATTCAAAGACCTCGAAGACATTAAAAAGCAGAAGGTCCGGATAGAGGGGTCCCTGTGGTGGACGTACACCAGCAGCATCTTCTTCCGAATCATCTTCGAAGCCTCCTTTATGTACgtcttttacttcctttacaACGGGTACCACCTGCCCTGGGTGTTGAAATGTGGGATTGACCCTTGCCCCAACCTCGTCGACTGCTTTATCTCTAGACCTACTGAGAAAACCGTGTTCACCATTTTTATGATTTCCGCATCTGTGATTTGCATGCTGCTTAACGTGGCCGAGCTGTGTTACCTGCTCCTGAAAGTGTGTTTTAGGAGATCAAAAAgagcacagacacagagaaatcaCCCCAATCATGCCCTAAAAGAGAGTAAGCAAAACGAAATGAACGAGCTGATTTCAGATAGTGGTCAGAATGCGATCACGGGCTTTCCAAGCTAA